A region of Methanothermobacter sp. DNA encodes the following proteins:
- a CDS encoding Zc3h12a-like ribonuclease: MRVIIDASNVAHSRKNDDDRPCIENILSAAEELEKLGYEPVIIADASLRHEIDDKEKFRKLLEEGKFQQVPSGTTADHFILKMAEEEDAKILSNDVFREYKDEFQDINSRRIPYTFRDDRILIGTSGKPKKVKNILQKICTETLKEFEKKRIDSYKAKRGKKLSGIAIAKEAIDRISRSQEDGLEPKLEGIFMKLPLFEKFMSMVEEVERTSNYIIFVLVHPRDYREAVKYAGNIAVTVGDRLKLEHAPLVAVRNDLFLKPGTFELNIMYSEDVMEEAPYNVNITINDHDYSFVKKNSRNIASTIAARIGSWRFPIVSVKPSMLLEKPGEFDVVLEKGGND, from the coding sequence TTGAGGGTAATTATAGATGCATCGAACGTCGCCCATTCAAGGAAAAACGACGATGATAGGCCATGCATAGAGAATATACTGTCAGCGGCAGAGGAGCTTGAAAAACTCGGCTATGAACCTGTTATAATTGCCGATGCATCCCTGCGCCATGAGATAGATGATAAGGAGAAGTTCAGGAAACTCCTGGAGGAGGGAAAATTCCAGCAGGTGCCCTCAGGTACCACGGCTGATCACTTCATACTCAAGATGGCAGAGGAGGAGGATGCCAAGATACTCTCAAATGATGTCTTCAGGGAGTATAAGGACGAGTTTCAGGATATAAACAGCAGGAGGATACCCTACACATTCAGGGATGACAGGATCCTCATAGGGACCTCTGGAAAGCCAAAGAAGGTTAAGAACATCCTCCAGAAAATCTGCACCGAGACCCTCAAGGAATTCGAGAAAAAGAGGATAGACTCATATAAGGCCAAAAGGGGCAAGAAACTCAGCGGGATAGCCATAGCCAAGGAGGCCATTGACAGGATAAGCAGAAGTCAGGAGGATGGTCTTGAACCCAAACTTGAGGGCATATTCATGAAGCTCCCCCTCTTTGAGAAGTTCATGAGCATGGTGGAGGAGGTGGAGCGGACCAGCAACTACATAATATTCGTGCTGGTGCACCCCAGGGACTACAGGGAGGCGGTGAAGTACGCCGGCAACATTGCTGTAACGGTTGGTGACAGACTCAAACTGGAGCACGCCCCCCTGGTGGCTGTAAGGAACGACCTCTTCCTGAAACCCGGCACATTTGAACTGAACATAATGTACTCTGAGGACGTCATGGAGGAGGCCCCCTACAATGTCAACATAACCATAAATGATCACGATTACAGTTTTGTTAAGAAGAACTCAAGGAACATAGCAAGTACAATCGCAGCCAGGATAGGATCATGGAGGTTCCCCATAGTATCTGTTAAACCGAGCATGCTGCTTGA